DNA from Coriobacteriaceae bacterium:
TCAATCTGACGCTCAACGGCAGCGCGGGCGTCCTCAATGTCACCATCCTCGATAAAGTCGATGATGGTCTCGATCGACATGGGCGTGTCGGCGTTATCTGCCGCACGCTCGGCCACCACGCGCTCGGCGCAGGCGGCGCACTCCCCCGCCGACTTACCGCATACCGGAATACCGTCGAGCGTATGGCACGTGACATTAGTGTGGTGATCGGTAATCTCGACGACCGCGGTATGGCCCCCGGCCGTCGCAGTCACCTTGATGTAGAGGTTGGGCACACCCTCGACAAGCGACACATCGCAGTAGTCCGCATCGGCAAGCAGCTCGGCCACGCGGGCGCGGTCCGCGTCATCGACGCTCTCGAGCACCTCGAGCGCGCTCTTGGCGTCGCCGCCCACGGCACCCAGCACGGCCGCGGCCTCAATACCGTGCATACCGCCCGAGTTGGGCACGGTCACGCTCTTGACGTTCTTGATGATGTTGCCCGAGCAGGCAACATCCATATGATCGGGTTCGCAACCGAGCGTCTGGCTCGCCAGCGCCGCTGCATAAGCAACGGCAATGGGCTCGGTGCAGCCGAGTGCACAAACAAGTTCGCGGTTCAAAACATCGCAAAACGCGGCATCACGAAGGGAATCGGCAGGCATAGGTATCTCCTACTTGTATAACGGGCTGGGCTCTCAATAATAATTAGCTCTTTTATTTGATAACAATGCATCAAAAACCGCAACCCAGGTTCCGGTAGACGGCATTCAGGCGCAAACTGACGGCATTCATTCATGAGAAACCGGTCTTGTTGCATGCTAAAGCGTTTGACCAAAAAACGCCCAAGCGTTTACACAAAAGTCGCGCTATCATGCAGTCGAACGCGGTAAAACCTTTAGCAATCTCGCCGCACAGACCAGAGAGGAACTATCCATGAAGATCGGTATCGGTAACGACCACGCCGCCGTCGAGCTCAAGAACATCATCTCCGAGCACCTGAAGGAGCGCGGCTGCGAGGTCGTGAACTTTGGCACCGACACCTCCGAGAGCTTTGACTACCCCATCGCCGGCTACAAGGTGGGTAAGGCCGTTGCCAACGGCGACGTCGATCTAGGCATCCTGATCTGTGGCACCGGCGTCGGTATCAGCCTGGCTGCCAACAAGGTCGAGGGCGTACGCGCCGTCGTGTGCTCCGAGCCCTTCAGCGCCAAGCTCTCCCGCATGCACAACAATACCAACGTGCTCGCTTTTGGCGCCCGCGTCGTGGGCTCCGAGCTCGCCAAGATGATCGTCGACGAGTGGCTCGACGCCGAGTTTGAGGGCGGTCGTCACGAGCGTCGCGTTAACCTCCTCAACGAGATCGATCACACGCGCGCCCTTAAGATCGTCGACGAAGCCTAAACTATTCAGTGCCACAAGCTAACAGCAGGGGCCCGCTCGGAACACATGTCCGAGCGGGCCCCTGCATAGATTTTGGAATAAAAGGGCGCCGCGGATGGAGTTCCGCGGCGCCCAAGCCACACGCTAACAGCTTTAAGGAGTCAAAGCTGGTTTAGCCAAAGAAGCGCTTGATCTCAATCTCGGCGTTCTCCAGGCAGTCGGAGCCGTGGATCACGTTGGCGTTGACATCGACGGCAAAGTCGCCGCGGATGGTACCAGGAGCAGCCTCAAGCGGGTTGGTAGCGCCCATGAGGGTGCGCATCTTAGCAACAGCGGAGAGACC
Protein-coding regions in this window:
- the rpiB gene encoding ribose 5-phosphate isomerase B, with product MKIGIGNDHAAVELKNIISEHLKERGCEVVNFGTDTSESFDYPIAGYKVGKAVANGDVDLGILICGTGVGISLAANKVEGVRAVVCSEPFSAKLSRMHNNTNVLAFGARVVGSELAKMIVDEWLDAEFEGGRHERRVNLLNEIDHTRALKIVDEA